In Chitinophaga sp. HK235, a single window of DNA contains:
- a CDS encoding GNAT family N-acetyltransferase encodes MKVYIETPRLLLRSWKETDLPIFIAMNQDERVMEFFMTRRTPENTTGFYQEICEELEKYNFGLFAVERKEEGDFIGFIGLHHLTYEVDFGPGVEIGWRLIAEVWGQGYATEGAKACLDYANEQMHLKEIFSFTTLANIRSENIMKKIGMERVKEFGHPLVPVDHPLYPHVLYRISFR; translated from the coding sequence ATGAAAGTTTATATTGAAACACCGCGCTTGTTGCTGCGGAGCTGGAAAGAAACAGACCTCCCGATTTTTATTGCGATGAACCAGGATGAACGTGTGATGGAATTTTTTATGACCAGACGTACACCGGAAAACACAACGGGTTTTTACCAGGAAATCTGTGAAGAGCTGGAGAAATACAACTTTGGCCTCTTTGCAGTGGAACGTAAAGAGGAGGGCGACTTCATTGGCTTTATCGGTTTACATCATCTTACCTATGAAGTTGACTTTGGACCCGGCGTGGAAATAGGCTGGAGGCTCATTGCAGAAGTCTGGGGACAAGGGTATGCTACCGAAGGTGCGAAGGCCTGCCTGGATTATGCCAATGAACAAATGCATCTCAAAGAGATATTTTCATTTACAACGTTGGCGAATATACGTTCCGAAAATATTATGAAAAAAATCGGTATGGAAAGAGTAAAGGAATTCGGTCATCCACTGGTGCCCGTAGATCATCCTTTGTATCCGCACGTGTTATACCGGATATCGTTCCGATAA
- a CDS encoding alpha-ketoglutarate-dependent dioxygenase AlkB: protein MQLKLFDDDRQLMLPQDLMEYYPSFLNRAESDQLLQELLNTVPWQQSKIMMYEKEVLTPRLSAWFGSEPIRSGDQRPVLPWPEVLQTLKTKVEAHTGMSFDGVLLNYYRDNNDSVAWHSDKDTVPGLKTEIASISIGEERNFDFRRKDNHRHRYAIRLEHGSLLLMKGDLQQYWEHRIAKSTQPMKARINLTFRKVGADKMLSYT, encoded by the coding sequence ATGCAATTGAAATTATTTGATGATGACAGACAACTGATGCTCCCGCAGGATTTGATGGAATACTATCCGTCTTTTCTGAACCGGGCAGAAAGCGATCAGTTATTACAAGAGCTGTTAAATACTGTTCCCTGGCAGCAAAGTAAAATTATGATGTACGAAAAAGAAGTGCTGACACCGCGTTTGTCTGCCTGGTTTGGCAGTGAGCCGATACGGAGCGGAGACCAGCGCCCAGTCTTGCCATGGCCGGAAGTATTGCAGACACTGAAAACAAAAGTGGAGGCGCACACCGGCATGTCGTTCGATGGTGTATTACTCAATTATTACAGGGATAACAACGATTCTGTAGCCTGGCATTCGGACAAGGACACGGTACCGGGTTTAAAAACGGAGATCGCATCCATCAGTATAGGAGAGGAGCGGAATTTTGACTTCCGTCGTAAAGATAACCACCGCCATCGTTATGCCATCCGGTTGGAGCATGGCTCGCTCCTGCTGATGAAAGGAGATCTGCAGCAGTATTGGGAGCATCGTATCGCTAAATCCACTCAGCCTATGAAAGCCAGGATTAACCTTACTTTCAGGAAAGTGGGTGCAGATAAAATGCTTTCTTACACATGA